In the Acropora muricata isolate sample 2 chromosome 10, ASM3666990v1, whole genome shotgun sequence genome, one interval contains:
- the LOC136887562 gene encoding TNF receptor-associated factor 2-like gives MPGFRVSSTAKVAIDKKYLCPLCQLIFKDPVQTDCGHVYCHSCLQKLKRHDGGFTCPVDMQSFDKLFPDNFMKREVLSLIIHCPNSDDDCKWKGEVRHSEVHLASCPAEKEQCTNNNCPTKVKRSELQRHVQHECLYRQQFCPLCNESMTAAVLKVHLAQECKMTKVQCERCGREGILRGEMENHLNPDHGDCEEVERGCRFEQIGCNFKEKMKPSEAKKHYHLTSVPHLNLLLSFVLRLEKQVMSHINPVTGAFGASFSGELVKSSEELISRTIARIDSVVDETRDLTRMLGDHDRRIKMLERKVISKNGMLTSTSMHPDSASNNMELLIEDETKCEQYNLKQEVSLIRRQLEEAIGSIQQLQRQMDLSMQNLGVANGAPSGIEQQISSNDGTLLWKVTDFARKRNDAVSGRQVSIYSPCFYTSLYGYKMRARLYLNGDGMGRGTHVSVFFALMRGEYDATLRWPFRQKVTIMLLDQDHVEHVIDAFRPDPSSSSFQRPRRESNIASGCPLFCSLTMLNNHAYIREDTMFLRIIVDTSDI, from the exons ATGCCTGGGTTCAGAGTATCATCGACTGCCAAGGTCGCCATCGACAAGAAATATTTGTGTCCACTTTGTCAACTCATCTTCAAAGATCCCGTACAAACGGACTGCGGTCATGTCTATTGTCATTCATGTCTGCAGAAACTTAAAAG ACATGATGGAGGATTCACTTGCCCTGTTGATATGCAATCATTTGATAAG TTGTTCCCTGATAACTTCATGAAGCGTGAGGTACTCTCTTTAATTATTCACTGCCCTAATTCCGATGACGACTGCAAATGGAAAGGAGAAGTCAGACACTCTGAG GTCCATCTTGCATCGTGCCCTGCAGAGAAAGAACAATGTACCAATAACAACTGCCCTACAAAGGTCAAGAGATCAGAGTTACAGCGACACGTACAACATGAATGTCTCTATCGTCAACAATTCTGCCCTTTGTGTAACGAATCAATGACTGCTGCTGTACTCAAG GTTCATCTTGCACAAGAGTGTAAAATGACTAAAGTGCAATGTGAGCGATGCGGAAGGGAAGGAATCCTGCGGGGAGAG ATGGAAAATCACTTAAATCCTGATCATGGAGACTGCGAGGAAGTTGAAAGGGGCTGCAGATTTGAACAAATAGGGTGTAATTTTAAGGAG AAAATGAAACCATCGGAGGCAAAGAAGCATTATCATCTGACTTCAGTTCCTCACTTAAATCTGCTGCTATCGTTCGTTCTTCGCTTGGAGAAGCAAGTGATGTCCCATATAAATCCAGTTACGGGCGCGTTTGGAGCAAGTTTCTCTGGCGAGTTGGTGAAAAGTTCAGAGGAGCTGATTTCCAGGACAATAGCAAGGATAGACTCTGTTGTTGACGAAACAAGAGATCTGACACGGATGCTGGGGGATCATGATCGAAGAATAAAGATGCTCGAAAGAAAAGTCATATCAAAAAATGGCATGCTAACGTCCACTTCAATGCACCCTGATAGTGCAAGTAATAATATGGAGCTTTTGATAGAGGATGAGACGAAGTGCGAGCAGTACAATCTCAAACAAGAG GTATCTTTGATTCGACGTCAACTGGAAGAGGCTATAGGGAGCATACAGCAGCTTCAAAGACAAATGGATCTTTCAATGCAAAACTTAGGGGTTGCAAATGGCGCTCCCTCCGGCATAGAGCAACAGATTTCCAGTAACGATGGCACTCTCCTATGGAAAGTCACAGACTTTGCTCGTAAAAGGAATGATGCAGTCTCTGGTAGGCAGGTCTCCATTTACAGCCCGTGTTTCTACACCAGTCTCTATGGTTACAAAATGCGCGCCCGGCTCTACCTCAACGGTGATGGAATGGGTCGAGGTACCCATGTGTCAGTCTTCTTTGCTCTTATGCGTGGGGAGTACGACGCTACACTCCGCTGGCCATTCAGACAAAAGGTCACGATAATGCTGCTTGATCAGGATCACGTGGAACACGTCATCGACGCCTTCAGACCAGACCCGAGTAGCTCTTCATTTCAGAGGCCAAGGCGAGAATCAAACATTGCTAGTGGGTGTCCATTGTTTTGTTCCCTAACAATGTTGAATAATCATGCCTACATCCGGGAGGACACCATGTTTCTCAGGATTATTGTGGATACTTCCGATATTTAG